Proteins from a genomic interval of Oryctolagus cuniculus chromosome 8, mOryCun1.1, whole genome shotgun sequence:
- the USP38 gene encoding ubiquitin carboxyl-terminal hydrolase 38 isoform X2: MIDWLSWPLAQHVDTWVIALLKGLAAVQKFTILIDVTLLKIELVFNRLWFPLVRPGALAVLSHMLLSFQHSPEAFHLIVPHVVNLVHSFKSDGLPSSTAFLLQLTELIHCMMYHYSGFPDLYESILEAIKDFPKPSEEKIKLILNQSAWTSQSNSLASCLSRLSGKSETGKTGLINLGNTCYMNSVIQALFMATDFRRQVLSLNLNGCNSLMKKLQHLFAFLAHTQREAYAPRIFFEASRPPWFTPRSQQDCSEYLRFLLDRLHEEEKILRVQSLHKSSESLGCTETSLQEVVSKAAALTETPCTSDGEKTLIEKMFGGKLQTHIRCLNCRSTSQKVEAFTDLSLAFCPSSSVENLSFQDLASSPDVQDNGLLRTIVSGHSEEPVVYNPATAAFVHDSVVNERTIHSPPDEFHCTENTSVPNESNKILVNKDVPQKPGGETTPSVTDLLNYFLAPEILTDDNQYYCENCASLQNAEKTMQITEEPEYLILTLLRFSYDQKYHVRRKILDNVSLPLVLELPVKRTTSFSSLSESWSVDVDFTDISENLAKKLKPSGTEDACCPKLVPYLLSSVVVHSGVSSESGHYYSYARNITGTESTYQMCHQSETLALASSQSHLLGRESPSAIFEQDLENKEMSKEWFLFNDSRVTFTSFQSVQKITSRFPKDTAYVLLYKKQNSTNGLSGNNPTSGLWVNGDPPLQKELMDAITKDNKLYLQEQELNARARALQAASASCSFRPNGFDDNDPPGSCGPTGGGGGGGFNTVGRLVF, encoded by the exons ATGATTGACTGGCTCTCCTGGCCATTGGCTCAGCATGTGGATACATGGGTAATTGCACTCCTGAAAGGACTGGCAGCTGTCCAGAAGTTTACTATTTTGATAGATGTCACTTTGCTGAAAATAGAACTG GTTTTTAATCGACTTTGGTTTCCTCTTGTGAGACCTGGTGCTCTTGCAGTTCTTTCTCACATGCTGCTTAGTTTTCAGCATTCTCCAGAGGCGTTCCATTTG attgTTCCTCATGTGGTTAATTTGGTTCACTCTTTCAAAAGCGATGGCCTGCCTTCTAGTACAGCCTTCTTATTGCAGTTAACAGAATTAATACACTGTATGATGTATCATTATTCTGGATTTCCAGATCTCTATGAATCCATTCTGGAGGCAATAAAG GACTTTCCTAAGCCCAGTGAAGAGAAGATTAAGTTGATTCTCAATCAAAGTGCCTGGACTTCTCAATCCAATTCTTTGGCATCTTGCTTGTCTAGACTTTCTGGAAAATCTGAAACTGGGAAAACTGGTCTTATTAACTTAGGAAATACGTGTTATATGAATAGTGTTATACAAGCATTGTTTATGGCCACAGA CTTCAGGAGACAAGTATTATCTTTAAATCTAAATGGGTGCAATTCATTAATGAAAAAATTACAGCACCTTTTTGCCTTTCTGGCTCATACACAG AGGGAAGCATATGCACCTCGGATATTTTTCGAGGCTTCCAGACCTCCGTGGTttactcccaggtcacagcaagaCTGTTCTGAATACCTCAGGTTTCTGCTAGACAG GCTCCATGAAGAAGAAAAGATATTGAGAGTTCAGTCCTTGCACAAGTCTTCTGAAAGCCTGGGGTGCACTGAAACTTCTTTACAGGAAGTAGTCAGTAAGGCAGCTGCACTAACAGAGACCCCTTGCACAAGTGACGGTGAGAAGACTTTAATAGAAAAAATGTTTGGAGGAAAGCTACAAACTCATATACGTTGTTTGAACTGCCGGAGTACCTCACAAAAAGTGGAAGCCTTTACAGATCTTTCGCTTGCCTTTTGTCCTTCCTCTTCTGTGGAGAACTTGTCTTTCCAAGACCTAGCATCATCACCTGATGTACAAGACAATGGCCTGCTCCGCACCATTGTATCTGGTCATTCAGAAGAACCAGTGGTGTATAATCCAGCAACAGCTGCCTTTGTCCATGATTCAGTTGTGAATGAAAGAACGATACACAGTCCTCCTGATGAGTTTCACTGTACTGAGAACACTTCTGTACCCAATGAATCTAACAAGATTCTTGTTAATAAAGATGTACCTCAGAAACCAGGAGGTGAAACCACACCTTCAGTAACTGACTTGCTAAATTATTTTTTGGCTCCAGAGATTCTTACTGATGACAACCAATATTATTGTGAAAACTGTGCCTCTCTGCAGAATGCTGAGAAAACTATGCAAATCACAGAGGAACCTGAATACCTTATTCTTACTCTCCTGAGATTTTCATATGATCAAAAGTATCATGTgagaagaaaaattttagacaATGTGTCACTGCCACTGGTTTTGGAGTTGCCAGTTAAAAGAACTACTTCTTTCTCTTCATTGTCAGAAAGTTGGTCTGTAGATGTTGACTTCACTGACATTAGTGAGAACCTAGCTAAGAAATTGAAGCCTTCTGGAACTGAAGATGCTTGCTGCCCCAAACTGGTGCCCTATCTATTAAGTTCTGTTGTTGTTCACTCTGGTGTGTCCTCTGAGAGTGGGCATTACTATTCTTATGCCAGAAACATCACAGGCACGGAGTCCACATACCAGATGTGCCACCAGTCTGAAACTCTGGCCTTAGCATCCTCCCAGAGTCATTTATTAGGGAGAGAGAGTCCCAGTGCAATCTTTGAACAGGATTTGGAAAATAAGGAAATGTCAAAAGaatggtttttatttaatgacagCAGAGTGACATTTACTTCATTTCAGTCAGTCCAGAAAATCACAAGTAGGTTTCCAAAGGACACAGCATATGTGCTTTTGTATAAAAAACAGAATAGCACTAATGGTTTAAGTGGTAATAATCCAACCAGTGGACTTTGGGTAAATGGAGACCCACCTCTACAGAAGGAACTTATGGATGCTATAACAAAAGACAATAAACTATATTTGCAG gaacAAGAGTTGAATGCTCGAGCCCGGGCCCTACAAGCTGCATCTGCCTCCTGTTCTTTTCGGCCCAATGGATTTGATGACAATGACCCACCAGGAAGCTGTGGACCAACTGgtggagggggtggaggaggatTTAATACAGTTGGCAGACTCGTATTTTGA